In Thermostichus vulcanus str. 'Rupite', the genomic stretch CTAAAAGAAGCCGTATCTGTAATGGGTACGGTCGGCTCAGGGGATGGGGTAGTTGGCAATCCCCTGAACTCCATGAATACCTTGCAGTCTAAGGTTGCAAGGGGCTAGAAGGGAGAATCCCCCGGTTAGAAACCGGGGGAGTGTCAACAGCTAGGGTATTCGCGTAGTGTGCTGTAGGCATAGCGTTGGGATGTAGAGCTGGAGGCCCAAATTCGCGGTTTGTCTCTGGAGCAGATCGAATTACTGGGTGAAGCCCTGCTGGAGTTTGGATCCCTAGCTGAGCTGAAAGCTTGGCTGACAGAGCACTCACGAATTTCCAATCGACTCCTTCCGCTACAGAGGCTGGAGAAAACATTCGGGATCCTCTACCGTGCCAAATCCGTCTAGCCTAAGTAACGTTAGGGGTGTGGAGCGGTAAGCGTAATGAACGGGAAAGTCTGGGGTGCGGTGTTGCTGGGGTTAGGGATCCTCAGCTCGGGAAGAGGCATGGCCCAAACCCCATCTGCACCGGTACCAGAAACCTCGGTCACCTGTGAGATTTTCATTGCGGGGGGTGGCCTGGGGGGAGTGGCGGCGGCTTACGATGCCCTGCAATTGGGCCGGCAGGTGTGCATGACGGAGATCACCGATTGGATCGGTGGCCAGGTGAGCGCCCAGGGGGTCTCGGCTCTGGATGAGCGGCCTTTGCAGCGAGAGAATGATATTTTTCCGAGGGGATATAGCGAGTTTCGCCAGCGGGTACGGGCGGAATATGGCGGGGATCCGAATCCGGGTAAGTGCTGGGTGAGTGTGCTGTGTTTTTCACCGCAGGTGGGCCACCGGGTGATCCGTCAGATGTTGGAGCCGTATCTGCAGTCGGGGCAGTTGCAGCTGTTTACCGAAACGGTGGTCAAGGATCTGGAATTGCGCAATAACCAAATTCGCAGCGTGCAAGCGATCCGTAACATTCCCAAACATGCCGGTGTCGAGCCGGAGCAACGGGGGGATCTCTCCAGCTATCTGCTGGATTTTTATCGCCTAGAACCGACAGAAGATTGGGACAAGGAGATCCTGCGCTTTGTTCCCCCGGTAGGACGACAGAGCCAAACCCTGCCTTGGGTGGTGATCGATGCCACGGAAACGGGGGAGCTGCTGCCCCTAGCTCGGGTGCCCTACCGCTTAGGAACGGACGGAGAAAGCCGTTGGGAACCCAGCTCCAAGCCCTATGTGGATCCCTACTGTACCCAGGGCTTTACCTATACCTTTGTCATGGAGCGGTTGCCGCTGCCGCAGCTGCCGGTGAGACCGGAGTTTTACGATGACCCGCTGCATGGCCCTTACTACAGCTATGAGCATCCCCGCTTTAGTTTTCCCCTTATTTTTACCTACCGGCGCATTCTCGGTCAGGTACCCGGTTTTGGGGAAGAAGCGATCCGGGTGGGGGATCAGTCGATGCAAAACTGGACTTGGGGCAACGATTGGCGGATAACGGGGCCGGAGAAAAATCTCATCCTCACCGATGCGCAACTGCAAGCCTCCGGGCAACTGGATCCCGGGGGTTGGATGGGGGGGCTACGACCGGAAGCGCTGCTGCGGGGGGAACAACACGCCAAAGGCTTTTTCTACTGGTTGGTGGCAGGAACCACCGATTTTCTATTGCAACAGGAGGATCCCACCTTTCAGAAGGACTACTACCTGCGCTATGGCTATCTGGAAGGAGCCGATAGCCCGATGGGATCCGCCAGTGGCCTTTCTAAGTATCCCTACATCCGCGAATCGCGGCGCATTATTGGCCGACCCAGCAAAGCTTACCCGCAGGGGTTCACGATTTATGAGTCGGATATCACCACGCGAGAATCCGATTTGAACCGGGGTCGCCCGTTTATCTTTTACGACTCAGTCGGCATTGGTCAGTACCCGATTGATTTTCACGACTGCCTGTTGCCGGATTTTTCGCTACCCCCCAGCAACAACAAAGACTCACAGGCTCCCACGTATCCCTACCAGATTCCTTTGCGGGCCCTGATCCCGCAGCGGGTGGATAATCTCTTAGCGGGTAATAAAAATATCGCCACCAGTCGTATTGCCAGTGGATCCTATCGGGTACATCCGGTGGAATGGGCGATTGGCACGGCGGCTGGACATACCGCTCACTTTGCTCTGGAGCGAGATCTCATCCCGGCGGAGATTGTGCAAGAACCGCTTTTGGATTTGCAGCTTTTGCCCGCCTTGCAAGCCCAGATCCAGAGTTTGGGCAACCCGATCCAATTTCCCGGTACCACCATTACTGCCACTGAATGGGCGGATCCCCGCTAGCCTAGGATGGAGAGCATTCTGGCGTTGAGCTTGAGCATGGAGCCCGGTGGGATGGTGGTGCCTTGGGAGATGATCCGCCCCTCTTTGTGGGCAGGTATGGCGCTGTGGTGCTTGGGGTTAATGTGGGGCTTTTCGCCGTTGCATCGACGGTTGCAGTCGAGTTGGGAACAGCGGATCCCGTTTGACCCCACCGGGGCCTTGGCCTCGCTGCTTAGCCTCACCCCTTTTCTGCTGGGATCCATCCTGGTGGTGGCGCTGACGGAGCTGTCTTTGGGCAAAAGCTGGGGGGTATCTTGTGGGTTGATTGCCTGTGTTAGTGGCGGTCTGTACGAATTGGGGCGCCGGGATATTACCCGCGGATCCTCTGCGGAAGAGGAACCATGACCCCTCTAGAAAAAGCTGCCGAGGCGGCAGCTGAACTGCTGGTGTTTCGGGACATCCTGCGGGATCCGATGCTGCTGGCTTGGCAGGCGCTGATTCAACAGTTGGCGGAAGGGGATCCCTTGCTGGGTCTGCAGGCGTATGGCCGGTGGTTTGAGTTGCTGGCTGAGCAGAACTTGAGCTGGCGGGAATGGCTGATTCAGGCAATCCGACTGGCGGATAACCCCTTTTCGCGGGCAGCCCTGCGACCGCAGGGGATCCCGGCGCCCCTGATGCAGGCGGCTCGACATGACCTGAAGTGCCTGCAAACCCTGGCGGATAGCCAAGAGCCCATTTGGGAACAGGTGCAGGCGCTGGGCTTAGGGATCCACTGGCCGGATGGGGAAGTCGGAACGGGCTGGGATCCGCGCCACTTTCCCGATTGGGGGCTGAGTCTAGAGGGGTTGATCGCCCATTATCGGCAGGTGGGAGTGGGGTTGTGTGGGCAATACCGAGCTTTTCGCTGGGGAGGAATTGGGTTGCAAGGGATCCCGACCCCTGATTTGCCCGATTGGGATGGGATCTACGGCAATGAGCGGCAAAAACAGCAGCTAGCGGCCAATACTGAAGCGCTGATGCGCGGGGATCCCGCCTTGCATGTGTTGCTGTATGGGGCACGCGGCACGGGCAAATCATCCCTGGTGAAGGCACTGCTTAGTCGCTATGGCGGGCAAGGGTTGCGCCTGTTGGAGCTAAACCGGGCCGATCTGATCCACTTGCCAGAGATTCTGCAGGATCTGCGCACACGGGTGCTGCCCTTCATTTTGTTTGTGGATGATCTGTCGTTTGAGGCGGATGAGACTGACTTTAAGCAGCTCAAGGTGCTGTTGGAGGGGGATATTGCCGCGCAACCGCCGAATGTACGCCTCTATGCCACCACCAACCGCCGCCATTTGATTCGGGAGTTCTTCCCGGATCGGCCCAACCCTGAGGATCAAGAGGTGCACGCCTGGGATACGGTTCAGGAGAAACTGTCGCTGCGGGATCGCTTTGGCCTCACCCTCACCTTCACCCCCTTCACCCAAGCCGATTACCTGGCCACAATTGAGCACTTGGCCAACCAACGGGCTCTTACCTATGATCCCAAAGCCCTGCGCCGCCAAGCTTTGATCTGGGCACAGCAGCAAAACGGCTTTTCCGGTCGCACCGCCCGCCAGTTTTTGGATGCCATCGGAGCCGGTTTGGTCAAGGTTGCAGGAGTTGAGGAATAAGAAGCATCACAGCAGCCACTCCGAGGCCCGTTCCCCCATCCCAGCCAAGTCAAGCGGGATGGTTACCGCTTTGCCCATGCGGGGTTTTTGGCGGGTGGCTTTGATTTCCCTTTGAACCGCTTCCCATACTCCCCAAGCTTGCAAGTGAGCAACAATGTCCTGCAAATGGGCAAGATACTCAGCTTCGCTCATCGGAAAAGACGGTTGCTCTAGGTAGCGCCACATCACCAGCAGCACCACCTTTTGGTTGACGCGCCGCAGTTGCACATCGTAGGAATGGCCCCATTTCTCCTGGAGCAAAGCTTGAAAGTCGGATCCCGTCATCAGGTTTGGCCCATTGTCTGCACACTCCCCGCGGGAGAGCTGTTGTATTTCTTAACGATATTGGTGGGAGGGGTCAGTTAGGATGAACTCGTTTATCAACGAACATTAAGACAATCTCAGGTCTGCACTCGCCATTATGACGGAAGCCGTTCGCAACTTTGAAGCGCCCCCCATGGGCCGACGTGTCTTTATGAATGCCCTCCTGAGTGGCTCTGTGGGGGTTGTGGTGCTGGGTGCCCTCTACCCGGTGGTGAAGTATTTCATTCCGCCTTCTTCCGGGGGAGGCGGTGAGGGGCTGTTGGCCCAGGATGCCCTTGGTAAACCGATCCGTGTCAGCGAGCTGCTGGCCACTCATGCCAGCACCGACCGGGTGTTGGCCCAAGGTTTGAAAGGGGATCCCACCTACATCGTGATCAATGACGGTGCTATAGCCAACTATGGCCTCAATGCCGTTTGTACCCACCTCGGCTGTGTGGTGCCCTGGAATGTGGGGGAAAACCTATTTAAGTGTCCCTGCCATGGATCCCAGTATGCGGCCAACGGCAAGGTGGTACGGGGGCCAGCACCCCGCTCTCTGGAGCTGGTTAGTGCCACCGTGGAAGGCGACAATGTTCGCTTTAGCCCCTGGAAAGAAGCCGACTTCCGTGATGCCTAAGGCCGGTTGACCTGAGCTGAGAACAGCGGCAAAAGCTGTAACTCAACTTAACGACCCAGTTGCACTCCGCTGATGCGAACCCTTTTGAAAGTCTGAGCCGAGATATGAAGCGAATTTGCTTGGCCCTGTGTGCGTTGCTGCTGCTATTAGGGATGGGAACTCGTCCGGCGGCAGCCTTCCCCTACTACGCCCAAATGGCCTACGACAACCCCCGTGAAGCGACCGGAAAGATTGTTTGCGCCAACTGCCACCTGAATGCCATGCCCACCCGCGCTGAGGTACCGCAGGCGGTGACTCCCGGTCAGGTGTTCGATATCAAAGTCGGGATCCCTTACGACCTCAGTAAACAGCAGCTGCTAGCTGATGGCAGTAAGGGAGGATTAAACGTGGGGGCGGTGGTGGTGTTGCCGGAAGGCTTCCGCCTCGCCACCGAAGAGGAAATGACCGAAGCGCAGCGGGAAGAAACTGCCGAAACCTACATTACTCCCTATAGCGATGAGAAGCCTCACATCCTTTTGGTGGGGCCACTGGCGGGAGAGGAGCATCAAGAAATTGTCTTCCCCGTGGTTGCCCCCGATCCGGCTGAGGATCCCTCGGTGGCCTTCATGAAATACAAGGTGTTTGTGGGAGCGAATCGGGGACGCGGCCAGCTCAACCCCGATGGCAGCCTCAGCAACAACAACGTCTTCCGCGCTCCAGCCACAGGCCGCTTGGTCAGTGTTGCTTTAATCGAGTCGGATATCAGTGATTTACCGGCTGATTTGGCCAGTTTGGTTCCCCCTGAATACGAGCTGCCGGGCACCCGAGTGCTCAGCTTCGAGACGGAAAACGGGATCCAAAACCTGGTATTACCACCGGGCCCAGACCTAATAATCAACCTTGGCGACAGTGTGAAGGAAGGGGATCCCGTTACCAACAACCCCAATGTGGGTGGCTTCGGACAAGTGGAGCGGGATCTGGTGCTACAAAGCCCGGATCGGGTGAAGTGGCTCCTGGCCTTCCTGGCGGCAGTGTTCATCGCTCAGGTGGTGCTGGTGCTGAAGAAGAAGCAGGTGGAGCTGATCCAAGCGGCGGAGATTCTTGGCTAAGGGATCCTCAATCCACCTCCCCCTCACCCCTTGGGTTCACCTTGTATCAATCGCATCCAACCGCATCGATTATAAGCAGCACCCTAGAGCCTTCTGGGGTGCTTTTTCCCTTCATCTTCTGCTAGTTCAGCAAAAGCTCTCCCACAATCACCAGCACGGCATATCCAGCGATTTCCACACGAGATCCGAGATCTCGACAAAACAACTCACCCCCACGCGCAGAAACTTGGCGGGCCGTCAGTTCAGATTGGCCCAGCCGTTTGGCCCAGTAGGGTATGAGCAGGCAATGGGCTGCTCCTGTCACCGGATCCTCCGGGATCCCCAGTTGTGGGGCGAAAAAGCGAGAGACAAAATCCAGCTCCTCTCCATCTAACTCCTCTGCGGGAGCGGTGACGATCAACCCTGTGCTGGCCAGGGCCTTGATCTCGGCCATATTCGGCTGCAGCTGCTGCACTTGCTGGGCAGAGGCCAAGACCGCCAACCCTAGTCCCCCTTGATACAACTCCAGAGGCCTAACCCCCAACGCTGCTGACACCCTCTCCAGTGCTTCCGGCCATGGCTCCAAGGCTTGGGCGGGAAAGTCCATCACCAAACGCTCCCCTTGGCGCCGCACCCGCAACAGACCACTGCGGGTAGAAAACTCGACCACCTCCGCCTGCGGATCCACTTGGGTAAACAGCACATGGGCACTGGCCAAGGTAGCATGACCGCACAGATCCACTTCTGTGGTCGGGGTAAACCAGCGCAGTTCGTAGTGGAGAGTGGTGCCTTGGGATCCCTGGGGCAGCAAAAAGGCAGTTTCCGAAAGATTATTCTCGGCGGCAATCTGCTGCAGGAGCGGCTCCGCCAACCCCTCTTTTGTGAGCAAACAAACGGCGGCTGGATTGCCCGCAAAGGGCTTCTGGGTGAAAGCATCGACTTGAAAGAACGGGATCCGCACACCCTCCATAAACCCTCTCTTCAGGACAAAATTTCCCTCATGAATAATCTGAATCTGCGCCAGCCTTCCCACTCTTGCACAGCATTGACTTGCACTCAAACGTATCTAAGTTACGGCAAACGCTGGCCCGACAGTTGGAGCGTGCCGGCTACGAGGTGGTCCAAGCCCGAGATGGACAGGAGGCCCTAGCTCAACTGGAACAGCAGCAGCCCGCCGATTTGATCCTCTGTGATGTGGAAATGCCACGCATGAATGGCTTCGAGTTTCTGAATCAACGGCGCAAAGTCTCCCACTTGGCCGGGATCCCGGTGGTCATGCTCACCTCCCGCAGCGGCCAAAAGCACCGTCGTCTGGCCATGCAACTGGGGGCCAATGCTTACCTGACCAAGCCCTGCCTGGAATACGAGCTGCTCAACCAAGTAGAAGCCCTGCTGCCCAGCCGCCAGAGGCAAAAAGTTGCAGATTATTAAAGGTTTCTCTTGCAGGGGGAGCAACCTACTTGTGCGTTCTGTTGCCTGCTAGCCTGAGTAATGCGTCGCATTGAGTCCGTTATGACCAGCACCCTTCACCCCACCTCCTTTAACACCACCCAATCCAAGCAAATTTTTGCCCAGGCCAAAACCTTGATGCCGGGCGGGGTCAGTTCACCGGTGCGGGCCTTTAAGTCGGTGGGTGGGGATCCCGTTGTTTTCGACCGCGTCTCAGGGGCCTATGCCTGGGATGTAGACGGCAATCGATACATCGACTACATCGGGAGCTGGGGGCCTGCCATTGTCGGCCATGCCCACCCGGAGGTGATTGAAGCGCTACAAAAAGCCCTCAGTAAAGGCACCAGTTTTGGCGCTCCCTGTGTTTTGGAAAACCAACTGGCGGAACTGGTGATCGAGGCAGTGCCCAGCGTGGAGATGGTGCGCTTTGTCAATTCGGGTACCGAAGCCTGTATGGCGGTGCTGCGCCTGATGCGAGCCTACACCGGTCGGGAAAAGGTGATCAAGTTTGAAGGCTGCTACCACGGCCATGCGGATATGTTTCTGGTGAAAGCGGGATCCGGAGTCGCTACCCTGGGGCTGCCGGATTCCCCTGGGGTACCGAAAGCGGTTACCAGTGCTACCCTAACCGCACCCTACAACGATCTTGAAGCGGTTAAGGCCCTATTTGAGCAAAACCCTGACTCGATTGCGGGCGTGATCCTGGAGCCGGTGGTGGGCAATGCCGGCTTTATCCCGCCGCAGCCGGGCTTTTTACAAGGTTTACGAGACCTGACTCAACAGTACGGGGCGCTGCTGGTGTTTGATGAGGTGATGACCGGGTTTCGCATCAGCTATGGCGGTGTTCAGGCCAAGCTGGGGGTGACCCCCGATTTAACCACCCTAGGGAAAGTGATTGGCGGTGGCTTGCCGGTGGGGGCCTATGGCGGTCGGCGGGAGATTATGGAGTGGGTGGCTCCAGCAGGGCCGATGTATCAAGCAGGGACCCTATCGGGCAATCCCTTGGCCATGACGGCAGGGATCCAGACGCTGCAAATTCTGCGTCGTCCCGGCACCTACGAGTACTTGGAACGGATCACTGAAAAGCTGGCCAATGGATTATTACAGGTGGCCCAAGAAACTGGGCATGCCGCCTGTGGGGGCTATTTGCCGGGCATGTTTGGCCTGTTTTTCACCGCCGGGCCCGTTCGCAATTATGAAGAGGCCAAAACCTCGGATCTGCAAAAGTTTGCCCGCTTCCATCGCGGCATGTTGGAGCAGGGGATCTACCTGGCTCCTTCTCAATTTGAGGCAGGCTTTACCTCCCTAGCCCATACGGAGGCGGATGTGGAGCAGACCTTGGCGGCAGCGCGGCAGGTGTTGAGTACCCTGTAGACGGGATCCCCTGGTAAGCAGTCACACCTAGGTCTTCCCCCGGCAGCAGCGAAGAGTTTTGCGAAGACGCTGGGGGGCTGCTGCTCAACCTTGCAACTGGAGAGGGATCCGTAAGCTAGCGTACAATTTGGCAAGAACCCTTGAGTGGCCATGATGATCCCTGCTGCTGGATCCCCTGTTTCTTCTGCTCCTGCTTGGCATACCCTCACCCTGGCCGCCACCGCTCAGAAGCTGCAAACGGATCCCGATCGCGGCCTAACCACTCAGCAGGTGCTCCAACGACAGCAGGAGTACGGCCCCAATGAGTTGATTGCCACCTCTGGCCGCAGTCGCTGGCAGGTATTGCTTGACCAATTCAGTAACATCATGCTGCTGATGCTGATTGCGGTGGCGGCGGTTTCAGCGGCTTTGGCCATAGAAGAGGGAGAATTTCCGAAAGATGCCCTGGCCATTCTGCTGATTGTCGGGTTAAATGGCGGCCTGGGTTACCTGCAGGAAAGTCGGGCGGAAAAAGCACTGGCGGCCCTGAAAAAACTGGCTTCCCCCAGTGTACGGGTAGAGCGAGACGGGTTGTGGCAAGAGATTCCTGCCAGCAAGTTGGTGCCAGGAGATCGAGTGCTCCTAGAGGCTGGGGTACAGATCCCGGCGGATGGACGGTTGGCGGAAGCCGTCAATTTGCAGGTGCGCGAAGCTGCCTTGACTGGTGAGGCGGTGGCGGTGGTTAAGCAGGCGGACTGTGTGCTCCCGGCAGACACCGAGCTGGGGGAGCGGCGTAACATGGCCTTTATGGGTACAGAGGTGCTGCAGGGGCGCGGGATCCTCTTGGTCACCAGTACCGGTATGCGCACCGAGTTGGGCAAAGTAGCAACTCTGTTGCAATCGGTGGAGACCGAACCCACCCCTCTGCAACGGCGCATGAACCAACTGGGGAATGTGCTGGTATTCGGTTCCTTAGCCCTAGTGGCGGTGGTGGTGGTGGTGGGTTTGTTGCAGGCGGGGAATATGGCCCCCTTTACTTCCCTGCTGGAAACCTCCTTGAGTATGGCGGTGGCGGTGGTACCGGAGGGGTTGCCGGCAGTGATCACCGTCACCCTAGCGATTGGCACCCAACGCATGGTGCGGCGGAATGCCCTGATCCGGCGCTTGCCAGCTGTAGAAACCCTGGGATCCGTCACCACGATTTGCTCCGACAAAACCGGCACCCTCACGGAAAACAAGATGGTGGTCACCGAGATTGTCACGGCCTCCCATCACTACCACCTGACCGGCACAGGCTACATTCCGCAGGGATCCTTTTACTGCAGGGGAGAACCGGTGGATCCGCAGGGAGCCCCGGATTTGTTGGCGGTGTTGCGGGCAACCGTGTTCTGTAATGATGCCTTGTTGCAGGCCAACATCCAGCCGGCTGGGGTGCGCAATCCCCGTTCTGCCGTCTCATCCCAACCTCCCTCACCCACCTGGTCGATCTTGGGGGATCCGACGGAAGCAGCCTTACTGGTGGCGGCGGCCAAAGCCAATCTGCAAAAAGCCTCTCTACAAGAGCAATGCCCACGGGTACAGGAGTTGCCCTTCAGCTCCGAGCGCAAGCGCATGAGCGTGGTCATTCAGGAGAAAGGTGGCTTCCGCGTTTACGTTAAGGGATCCCCGGAACTGGTGCTGGAGCGGTGTGATCGCATTCAGAACGCCGAGGGTTGGCGTTGGCTTTCGGAAGAGGTTCGCCAGGATATTCTCAACACCAACGACCAAATGGCAGCTCAGGGCACACGGGTTTTGGGAGTGGCCACCCTAGAGTTGGAATGGATCCCAAGCAACCTAGAGGAAGTAGAACAAAACCTGATCTGGCTCGGATTGGTGGGAATGCACGATGCCCCACGACCGGAAGCACGAGAAGCGGTGGCTCGCTGCCAAGCGGCTGGGATCCGCACCCTGATGATCACCGGTGACCATCAACTGACGGCTGTCGCCATTGCCCGTGACCTGGGCATTATCGGGCCAGACGACCGAGCGGTGGAAGGGCGTGCCCTCTCCCGCATGAGTGCCGATGAGCTGCTGGAAACCGTACGCACCGTCAATGTGTATGCCCGTGTTGCCCCCGAACACAAACTGCGCATTGTACAGGCGCTGCAAAAACAGAACCAGTTTGTAGCCATGACCGGCGATGGGGTGAATGATGCCCCGGCTCTGCGTCAGGCGGATATCGGCATTGCCATGGGTATTACGGGCACCGACGTGAGCAAAGAAGCCAGCGATATGGTCTTGCTGGATGACAATTTCGCCACCATCGTTGCCGCCATTGAAGAGGGACGAGTGGTCTACAGCAATATCCGTCGCTTTGTGAAATATATTTTGGGCAGCAACATCGGTGAGGTATTAACGGTGGCAGCCGCGCCAATTTTGGGTCTTGGGGCTGTGCCTTTGACCCCACTGCAAATTTTGTGGATGAACCTCGTCACCGATGGTTTACCTGCTTTGGCTTTGGCCATGGAACCGGCTGAACCGGGGGTGATGGATAAACCCCCCTTTAGCCCTAAGGAGAGCATTTTCGCCCAGGGCCTGGGGGCTTATATGGTGCGCATCGGGGTCTTCTTTGCCATCACCACAATCATCATGATGCTCATTGTGGAGAATTATACCCTCCATTGGCGCACGATGGTATTCACAACCTTGTGCGTTGCTCAGATGGGTCAT encodes the following:
- a CDS encoding DUF4351 domain-containing protein, with the translated sequence MEAQIRGLSLEQIELLGEALLEFGSLAELKAWLTEHSRISNRLLPLQRLEKTFGILYRAKSV
- a CDS encoding FAD-dependent oxidoreductase gives rise to the protein MNGKVWGAVLLGLGILSSGRGMAQTPSAPVPETSVTCEIFIAGGGLGGVAAAYDALQLGRQVCMTEITDWIGGQVSAQGVSALDERPLQRENDIFPRGYSEFRQRVRAEYGGDPNPGKCWVSVLCFSPQVGHRVIRQMLEPYLQSGQLQLFTETVVKDLELRNNQIRSVQAIRNIPKHAGVEPEQRGDLSSYLLDFYRLEPTEDWDKEILRFVPPVGRQSQTLPWVVIDATETGELLPLARVPYRLGTDGESRWEPSSKPYVDPYCTQGFTYTFVMERLPLPQLPVRPEFYDDPLHGPYYSYEHPRFSFPLIFTYRRILGQVPGFGEEAIRVGDQSMQNWTWGNDWRITGPEKNLILTDAQLQASGQLDPGGWMGGLRPEALLRGEQHAKGFFYWLVAGTTDFLLQQEDPTFQKDYYLRYGYLEGADSPMGSASGLSKYPYIRESRRIIGRPSKAYPQGFTIYESDITTRESDLNRGRPFIFYDSVGIGQYPIDFHDCLLPDFSLPPSNNKDSQAPTYPYQIPLRALIPQRVDNLLAGNKNIATSRIASGSYRVHPVEWAIGTAAGHTAHFALERDLIPAEIVQEPLLDLQLLPALQAQIQSLGNPIQFPGTTITATEWADPR
- a CDS encoding ATP-binding protein, producing the protein MTPLEKAAEAAAELLVFRDILRDPMLLAWQALIQQLAEGDPLLGLQAYGRWFELLAEQNLSWREWLIQAIRLADNPFSRAALRPQGIPAPLMQAARHDLKCLQTLADSQEPIWEQVQALGLGIHWPDGEVGTGWDPRHFPDWGLSLEGLIAHYRQVGVGLCGQYRAFRWGGIGLQGIPTPDLPDWDGIYGNERQKQQLAANTEALMRGDPALHVLLYGARGTGKSSLVKALLSRYGGQGLRLLELNRADLIHLPEILQDLRTRVLPFILFVDDLSFEADETDFKQLKVLLEGDIAAQPPNVRLYATTNRRHLIREFFPDRPNPEDQEVHAWDTVQEKLSLRDRFGLTLTFTPFTQADYLATIEHLANQRALTYDPKALRRQALIWAQQQNGFSGRTARQFLDAIGAGLVKVAGVEE
- a CDS encoding DUF3067 family protein, producing MTGSDFQALLQEKWGHSYDVQLRRVNQKVVLLVMWRYLEQPSFPMSEAEYLAHLQDIVAHLQAWGVWEAVQREIKATRQKPRMGKAVTIPLDLAGMGERASEWLL
- a CDS encoding cytochrome b6-f complex iron-sulfur subunit; the encoded protein is MTEAVRNFEAPPMGRRVFMNALLSGSVGVVVLGALYPVVKYFIPPSSGGGGEGLLAQDALGKPIRVSELLATHASTDRVLAQGLKGDPTYIVINDGAIANYGLNAVCTHLGCVVPWNVGENLFKCPCHGSQYAANGKVVRGPAPRSLELVSATVEGDNVRFSPWKEADFRDA
- a CDS encoding apocytochrome f; protein product: MKRICLALCALLLLLGMGTRPAAAFPYYAQMAYDNPREATGKIVCANCHLNAMPTRAEVPQAVTPGQVFDIKVGIPYDLSKQQLLADGSKGGLNVGAVVVLPEGFRLATEEEMTEAQREETAETYITPYSDEKPHILLVGPLAGEEHQEIVFPVVAPDPAEDPSVAFMKYKVFVGANRGRGQLNPDGSLSNNNVFRAPATGRLVSVALIESDISDLPADLASLVPPEYELPGTRVLSFETENGIQNLVLPPGPDLIINLGDSVKEGDPVTNNPNVGGFGQVERDLVLQSPDRVKWLLAFLAAVFIAQVVLVLKKKQVELIQAAEILG
- a CDS encoding PhzF family phenazine biosynthesis protein encodes the protein MEGVRIPFFQVDAFTQKPFAGNPAAVCLLTKEGLAEPLLQQIAAENNLSETAFLLPQGSQGTTLHYELRWFTPTTEVDLCGHATLASAHVLFTQVDPQAEVVEFSTRSGLLRVRRQGERLVMDFPAQALEPWPEALERVSAALGVRPLELYQGGLGLAVLASAQQVQQLQPNMAEIKALASTGLIVTAPAEELDGEELDFVSRFFAPQLGIPEDPVTGAAHCLLIPYWAKRLGQSELTARQVSARGGELFCRDLGSRVEIAGYAVLVIVGELLLN
- a CDS encoding response regulator, which translates into the protein MHSNVSKLRQTLARQLERAGYEVVQARDGQEALAQLEQQQPADLILCDVEMPRMNGFEFLNQRRKVSHLAGIPVVMLTSRSGQKHRRLAMQLGANAYLTKPCLEYELLNQVEALLPSRQRQKVADY
- the hemL gene encoding glutamate-1-semialdehyde 2,1-aminomutase — translated: MTSTLHPTSFNTTQSKQIFAQAKTLMPGGVSSPVRAFKSVGGDPVVFDRVSGAYAWDVDGNRYIDYIGSWGPAIVGHAHPEVIEALQKALSKGTSFGAPCVLENQLAELVIEAVPSVEMVRFVNSGTEACMAVLRLMRAYTGREKVIKFEGCYHGHADMFLVKAGSGVATLGLPDSPGVPKAVTSATLTAPYNDLEAVKALFEQNPDSIAGVILEPVVGNAGFIPPQPGFLQGLRDLTQQYGALLVFDEVMTGFRISYGGVQAKLGVTPDLTTLGKVIGGGLPVGAYGGRREIMEWVAPAGPMYQAGTLSGNPLAMTAGIQTLQILRRPGTYEYLERITEKLANGLLQVAQETGHAACGGYLPGMFGLFFTAGPVRNYEEAKTSDLQKFARFHRGMLEQGIYLAPSQFEAGFTSLAHTEADVEQTLAAARQVLSTL
- a CDS encoding cation-translocating P-type ATPase, producing MIPAAGSPVSSAPAWHTLTLAATAQKLQTDPDRGLTTQQVLQRQQEYGPNELIATSGRSRWQVLLDQFSNIMLLMLIAVAAVSAALAIEEGEFPKDALAILLIVGLNGGLGYLQESRAEKALAALKKLASPSVRVERDGLWQEIPASKLVPGDRVLLEAGVQIPADGRLAEAVNLQVREAALTGEAVAVVKQADCVLPADTELGERRNMAFMGTEVLQGRGILLVTSTGMRTELGKVATLLQSVETEPTPLQRRMNQLGNVLVFGSLALVAVVVVVGLLQAGNMAPFTSLLETSLSMAVAVVPEGLPAVITVTLAIGTQRMVRRNALIRRLPAVETLGSVTTICSDKTGTLTENKMVVTEIVTASHHYHLTGTGYIPQGSFYCRGEPVDPQGAPDLLAVLRATVFCNDALLQANIQPAGVRNPRSAVSSQPPSPTWSILGDPTEAALLVAAAKANLQKASLQEQCPRVQELPFSSERKRMSVVIQEKGGFRVYVKGSPELVLERCDRIQNAEGWRWLSEEVRQDILNTNDQMAAQGTRVLGVATLELEWIPSNLEEVEQNLIWLGLVGMHDAPRPEAREAVARCQAAGIRTLMITGDHQLTAVAIARDLGIIGPDDRAVEGRALSRMSADELLETVRTVNVYARVAPEHKLRIVQALQKQNQFVAMTGDGVNDAPALRQADIGIAMGITGTDVSKEASDMVLLDDNFATIVAAIEEGRVVYSNIRRFVKYILGSNIGEVLTVAAAPILGLGAVPLTPLQILWMNLVTDGLPALALAMEPAEPGVMDKPPFSPKESIFAQGLGAYMVRIGVFFAITTIIMMLIVENYTLHWRTMVFTTLCVAQMGHAVAVRSNNKLIVETNPFSNPYLFWAVLATLLLQFALLYVPFLRNFFGTEALTRDELWICMGFSSLIMVWVEMEKLYFRWRQGSRPSQPEPAPTT